A section of the Candidatus Binataceae bacterium genome encodes:
- a CDS encoding protease pro-enzyme activation domain-containing protein, which produces MSRKFVGLNSARWLAAASLLFFLNAVAYASQSRYQQQEFPLQMARIPGHVLGVLPTAIKLAPSPDEPNQSLTLTIVLHHDDEQGFAEYFREVYDPDSENFGKFLTQEQIADRFGPTRARYESILRYLDNCDLRLIEGSTSRLTIEARGTRRQVEQTFIVHIGDYQLGGQRFYANDVDPSLPIDLASGVEAVIGLNNLPRPEHGSEQIPVAGLTGAGISASIGIDAVLTGSLALGGFAIALGFIILIATLLLILGLLLYSEGSLQTEAQLRANVDPPTPPPGSGQTVGLLEFDSFNQGDVSDYINLVSTAASLAGFSSPDINNLTKIDVDGGVPVGPGESEVLIDIDDVMTIAPGAKVTVYDAPFSGAGSFQSVLSQMIDDKVNIISNSWAYCEDQTTLADVTSIDTLVQQAGVAGISVFSGSGDNGSTCLDGSPNTVAVPADSPNLTAVGGSSMTVGPGLTYGSETWWNGSNSVPVTGQGGFGVSKFFSAPPYQSGFSGTKRSVPDVVTNADPAQGMLICQADNGGCPNGTLNGGTSMAAPSWAAYTAALNQKIGKELGFLNPQIYPLSNSGAFHIPASMGSDFAHVGLGSPSLGALYLQLTGQSSGAVSATVSQVGVYLAPGSIAPSGNGAPADGNTQEFVSVVLADANGFRVPGKTVSITPNNGSSAQISTIRAVTDSTNGSALFSVTDTVSESVTFTATDTTDNIQLTPSVTPTAIFVTPAAASAGLTALPSTVTADGKTAATITVTLQDSLGRPTPGKLIQISQTGGNSVISGSNPPVTNSNGMIQLTAVDSNNETITYSAIDVTDGNLPFPQTASVTFSNAPEPGCSNTFDAAPGFVAQPYATGFLAQNFCVGSICITGCPGAFGVAFDSNGNLYAVDQPTGDIYKFPPGGGVAGTSTLLTQTPLTTLDTVRIDSHDNLYGGLNATNTGSAFDYTKGAVVQIDTTSGNVTRTVASNLICPGIISIDPLSGDIFADDNCNGEGLNNSSMWRISNPGSVSPTTSLYTALPGSPNGTIAFSPNGTIYVPTTSGGIQLVEVSGTNGPSTPTQETLAVPNTFGLGLIAQGPQNAAAQFLISSFNLNGSVPGGIGTFDLSVTPPAQSSTLVTDNGQAIDMTIGPDGCVYAARGVAVFRITDTSGQCTYTAANPSPSLSLTPLTISPNPQQGTSQTFTATFHYTSIPDGTPVLLRVTGANPQTLQANTKSGVATFAYTAVHQGVDTLSAAATVGVSNVTSNNAVVTWASGTDVTFLNVNQSPTSGTQGVPVTVAANLVDVSSSPVAAVLDQQVNFMVGGATCSSATDSNGNATCQVTPTGDGVETLSAAFSASSPYNGSSASKGFTVLAAVSPTPTSTPTPTPSATPTPVMGTTEFSGSTADLSGTPGQQVSTSFEAVNNTGAAETIGSVTIALSHPGLFSGLSLSGAGESGQPSGAIGESNSFTFSPALMVAAGGSVTFTVTATIAGNAAMLGGPLKLAYANTLSPHPEDAMPLMLGLILLGVCLALIERDKRKRALIAMMSLGLLLAVAAAGCGGSSTPQPALAKSAITITGAQASGGDGAISGLPLQVAIVTRR; this is translated from the coding sequence ATGAGCCGCAAATTCGTCGGATTGAATTCAGCACGATGGCTGGCTGCCGCATCGTTGTTGTTTTTCCTGAACGCGGTTGCCTACGCTTCGCAGTCCAGGTATCAGCAGCAGGAATTTCCTCTACAGATGGCGCGGATTCCCGGCCACGTCCTGGGCGTGCTGCCGACGGCCATCAAGCTGGCGCCATCTCCGGACGAACCGAACCAATCGCTCACTCTGACAATCGTTCTGCATCACGATGATGAGCAGGGCTTCGCGGAATATTTTCGAGAGGTCTACGATCCAGATTCGGAGAACTTCGGCAAGTTCCTCACACAAGAACAGATCGCGGATCGATTCGGCCCTACGCGAGCCCGCTATGAATCGATTCTAAGATACCTGGACAACTGCGATTTGCGCCTGATTGAAGGCTCGACCAGTCGGCTGACGATCGAGGCGCGCGGGACCCGCCGGCAGGTCGAGCAAACCTTCATCGTTCATATTGGCGATTACCAACTCGGCGGGCAGAGGTTCTACGCCAACGACGTCGATCCATCTTTGCCAATAGACCTTGCCTCCGGCGTAGAGGCCGTGATCGGACTCAATAATCTTCCCAGGCCGGAGCATGGCTCCGAGCAGATTCCAGTTGCTGGCCTGACCGGGGCCGGTATAAGTGCGTCCATCGGGATAGACGCGGTCTTGACCGGATCGCTGGCCTTGGGCGGTTTTGCGATAGCGCTGGGCTTCATCATACTTATTGCCACGCTTCTTCTCATTCTTGGATTGCTGCTTTATTCGGAAGGATCGCTACAGACCGAGGCGCAACTTCGCGCGAACGTTGACCCTCCCACACCGCCGCCCGGCTCCGGCCAGACCGTCGGTCTGCTCGAATTCGACAGTTTCAACCAGGGCGACGTAAGCGACTACATCAACCTGGTCTCAACCGCCGCCAGTCTGGCCGGATTTTCGTCGCCTGATATCAACAATCTGACCAAGATCGATGTAGACGGTGGCGTTCCAGTCGGCCCGGGCGAAAGCGAAGTCCTGATAGACATCGATGACGTGATGACGATCGCGCCCGGCGCGAAGGTCACGGTTTACGATGCGCCGTTTTCCGGCGCTGGCAGTTTCCAATCCGTTCTGAGCCAGATGATCGACGACAAGGTCAACATCATCAGCAACAGTTGGGCGTACTGCGAGGATCAGACCACGCTCGCCGATGTCACCAGCATCGATACGCTGGTGCAACAAGCGGGAGTGGCCGGTATCAGCGTGTTCAGCGGCAGCGGTGATAACGGAAGCACCTGCCTCGACGGCAGCCCGAATACCGTGGCGGTGCCGGCAGATTCGCCCAACCTGACCGCCGTCGGCGGCAGTTCGATGACCGTCGGCCCCGGACTTACTTATGGCAGCGAGACATGGTGGAACGGCTCCAACTCGGTACCCGTCACCGGTCAAGGCGGATTCGGCGTAAGCAAGTTCTTTAGCGCCCCGCCGTATCAGAGCGGATTTAGCGGCACGAAGCGCTCAGTACCGGATGTCGTAACCAATGCCGACCCCGCCCAGGGGATGCTCATATGCCAGGCCGACAATGGCGGATGCCCCAACGGCACGCTTAACGGCGGGACCAGCATGGCCGCGCCCAGTTGGGCGGCTTATACCGCGGCGCTCAATCAAAAGATCGGCAAAGAGCTGGGGTTCCTGAACCCGCAGATCTATCCGCTTTCAAACAGTGGCGCGTTTCACATCCCGGCCTCGATGGGCAGCGACTTCGCGCATGTTGGACTGGGCTCGCCCAGCTTGGGGGCGCTATACCTTCAACTTACCGGCCAGAGTTCAGGTGCGGTGAGCGCCACCGTCTCCCAGGTGGGAGTGTATCTTGCCCCGGGTTCGATCGCGCCCTCCGGCAACGGCGCACCAGCCGACGGCAACACGCAGGAATTCGTCTCGGTGGTGCTCGCTGACGCAAATGGATTCCGTGTCCCCGGAAAGACGGTCAGCATTACACCCAATAATGGCTCGAGCGCGCAGATTTCCACTATAAGAGCGGTTACCGATTCCACTAACGGCTCGGCGCTGTTCAGCGTCACCGATACCGTCTCGGAGAGCGTGACTTTCACTGCAACCGATACCACCGACAATATCCAGCTCACGCCGAGCGTCACGCCCACGGCGATCTTCGTCACGCCGGCTGCCGCTTCGGCGGGTCTCACGGCGCTGCCGAGCACGGTGACCGCCGATGGCAAGACCGCCGCCACTATCACGGTGACCCTCCAGGATTCGCTGGGCCGCCCGACGCCCGGCAAACTCATACAGATTTCGCAGACCGGTGGTAACTCTGTGATTAGCGGATCCAATCCACCAGTCACCAACTCGAACGGAATGATCCAGTTGACCGCGGTCGACTCGAACAACGAGACCATCACCTATTCGGCGATTGACGTGACCGATGGCAACCTGCCGTTCCCGCAGACCGCATCGGTGACTTTCAGCAATGCGCCCGAGCCCGGGTGCTCGAATACATTCGATGCGGCTCCCGGATTCGTCGCGCAGCCGTACGCCACCGGATTTCTCGCGCAGAACTTCTGTGTCGGAAGCATCTGCATCACCGGATGCCCCGGGGCATTCGGCGTCGCGTTCGATTCGAACGGCAACCTGTACGCCGTCGATCAGCCGACCGGCGACATCTACAAGTTCCCTCCCGGCGGCGGCGTGGCGGGTACAAGTACCCTGCTGACTCAAACTCCGCTGACGACGCTCGACACGGTGCGAATCGACAGCCATGACAATCTGTATGGCGGCCTCAACGCCACCAACACCGGCAGTGCCTTCGACTATACCAAGGGTGCCGTTGTTCAGATCGATACCACGAGCGGCAACGTCACACGCACCGTTGCGTCGAACCTCATCTGCCCGGGTATCATCTCGATCGATCCGTTGAGCGGCGACATTTTCGCCGATGACAATTGCAACGGCGAGGGCCTCAACAACAGCTCGATGTGGCGAATCTCGAATCCTGGCAGCGTCTCGCCCACCACCTCTCTTTATACCGCGCTGCCCGGCAGTCCCAACGGCACCATCGCATTCTCGCCCAACGGCACGATCTACGTGCCGACGACGTCCGGCGGCATCCAGCTCGTCGAGGTCAGCGGCACCAATGGACCCTCGACCCCGACGCAGGAAACGCTCGCCGTGCCCAACACGTTCGGTCTCGGCTTGATCGCGCAGGGTCCGCAGAATGCGGCCGCACAGTTCTTAATTTCGAGTTTCAATCTGAACGGATCAGTGCCCGGCGGCATCGGGACTTTCGACCTGAGCGTCACTCCGCCGGCCCAAAGTAGCACGCTCGTGACTGACAATGGCCAGGCCATCGACATGACTATTGGGCCCGATGGTTGCGTATACGCGGCGCGCGGCGTGGCCGTATTCAGGATCACCGATACCAGCGGGCAATGTACCTACACTGCGGCAAATCCTTCACCATCGCTCTCGCTCACTCCTCTGACGATCAGTCCCAATCCGCAGCAGGGAACCTCGCAAACATTCACCGCAACCTTCCACTACACGAGTATTCCTGATGGCACCCCGGTTCTGCTGCGCGTAACCGGCGCCAATCCGCAGACCTTGCAAGCCAACACGAAAAGCGGCGTGGCGACATTCGCCTACACCGCAGTGCATCAAGGTGTGGACACACTCAGCGCGGCGGCGACCGTCGGGGTCTCGAACGTAACTTCGAACAACGCGGTGGTTACATGGGCCAGTGGAACCGATGTTACGTTCCTTAACGTCAATCAGAGCCCGACCAGCGGAACGCAGGGCGTTCCCGTTACGGTGGCGGCCAACCTGGTCGATGTCTCGAGCAGCCCGGTAGCCGCGGTCTTAGATCAGCAAGTGAACTTCATGGTCGGTGGAGCGACTTGCTCGTCCGCTACTGACTCCAATGGCAATGCGACGTGCCAGGTCACCCCGACTGGCGATGGAGTCGAGACGCTGAGCGCGGCGTTCAGCGCAAGCTCGCCCTACAATGGATCGAGCGCTTCAAAAGGCTTCACTGTGCTCGCAGCGGTGTCACCCACGCCGACATCGACGCCAACTCCAACGCCATCCGCGACGCCAACGCCCGTGATGGGCACAACCGAATTTTCCGGCTCGACGGCGGATCTGAGCGGCACGCCCGGTCAGCAGGTGAGCACCTCGTTCGAGGCCGTCAACAATACAGGAGCGGCTGAGACCATCGGTTCGGTTACGATCGCGCTCAGCCATCCGGGGCTTTTCTCCGGGTTGAGTCTGAGTGGCGCCGGCGAGTCCGGGCAGCCCTCCGGCGCGATTGGCGAATCGAATAGCTTTACCTTCAGCCCGGCGCTGATGGTTGCGGCCGGCGGCTCAGTGACCTTCACCGTCACTGCGACTATCGCCGGGAATGCGGCAATGCTTGGTGGACCGCTGAAGCTTGCATACGCGAACACGTTGTCACCCCATCCTGAAGACGCGATGCCGCTGATGCTCGGGCTGATTCTGCTCGGCGTCTGTCTTGCGCTAATCGAGCGCGACAAGCGCAAGCGCGCGCTGATCGCGATGATGTCGCTGGGCCTGCTCCTGGCGGTCGCAGCCGCCGGATGCGGCGGCAGCAGCACACCCCAACCGGCGCTCGCAAAGTCCGCCATCACCATCACCGGCGCCCAGGCAAGCGGCGGTGACGGCGCAATCAGCGGCCTGCCGCTGCAAGTGGCAATAGTCACCCGCCGCTAG
- a CDS encoding carbohydrate porin, producing MFTERPPAIAANPGASNPFPGTGLLGRLLGLTPESGIKVGGLWAGNSDYLFTGGQKPRTWSFNSLLILNVNLNLDRIVGLPGATVDCSMLEFNGEDANEKAGVVQGYDGLPGVSPLVRTELYQLVWRQSLFEDKLIVLAGKSVPTVDFNNVSRPVDVSDPARMIPAVTSLTYTPIFINPAMLGVAPGYYNSAYGIMANWAPSKKFYITYGFYDGALADGTQTGLKEAPVLDGHYFTIGEGGYCWLLGREKLPGKIAVGGWIQTGELYGPDESLPGGTKPEYQVAEEGAQGAYSLGSQRLWYREPGTDDSGVSAFYQFGFNQSNTMLINRYFGLGLTDFGPIPGRLSDSLGVGLAWSWLDRRYGFRSNEAMLQGYYQAHLIGSSFIQPVISYIPNPGLNPRIQGVVTATAQLIILF from the coding sequence TTGTTCACTGAGCGCCCGCCTGCCATAGCGGCCAACCCGGGGGCCTCGAATCCGTTCCCAGGGACCGGGCTGCTGGGCAGACTGCTCGGACTCACGCCGGAGTCGGGGATCAAAGTCGGCGGTCTGTGGGCCGGAAATTCCGACTACTTGTTTACGGGAGGACAGAAGCCGCGAACATGGTCGTTCAATAGTCTGTTGATTCTTAACGTCAACCTGAATCTCGACAGGATCGTCGGGCTGCCGGGAGCAACCGTCGATTGTTCGATGCTCGAATTCAATGGGGAGGACGCCAACGAGAAAGCAGGCGTCGTGCAAGGTTACGACGGACTGCCCGGGGTTTCGCCTCTGGTTCGCACGGAGCTTTATCAGCTTGTGTGGAGACAGAGTCTTTTCGAAGACAAGCTCATCGTTCTAGCGGGCAAGAGCGTCCCGACGGTCGACTTCAACAATGTCTCGCGACCGGTGGATGTTTCAGATCCTGCGCGGATGATACCAGCGGTTACGAGCCTTACTTATACTCCGATATTCATAAATCCGGCGATGTTGGGCGTTGCGCCCGGATACTACAATTCCGCGTACGGGATTATGGCCAACTGGGCGCCGAGCAAAAAGTTTTATATCACCTATGGTTTCTACGACGGCGCCCTGGCTGACGGAACACAAACCGGTCTCAAGGAAGCCCCAGTGCTAGATGGCCACTACTTCACTATCGGCGAGGGCGGCTATTGCTGGCTGCTTGGCCGGGAGAAATTGCCGGGCAAGATCGCGGTGGGCGGATGGATTCAAACCGGCGAGCTATACGGACCCGACGAGTCTTTGCCGGGCGGGACCAAACCCGAGTACCAGGTCGCCGAGGAGGGCGCGCAGGGAGCCTATAGCCTGGGTTCGCAACGCTTATGGTATCGAGAGCCCGGTACTGACGACAGTGGCGTTTCGGCTTTTTATCAATTCGGTTTCAACCAATCGAATACCATGTTGATCAACCGCTACTTCGGCCTGGGTCTGACAGACTTCGGACCGATCCCGGGGCGGTTATCAGATTCCCTGGGTGTAGGACTGGCGTGGTCCTGGCTTGACCGGCGTTATGGCTTTCGCAGCAATGAGGCAATGCTCCAGGGCTACTACCAGGCGCATCTCATAGGGAGTTCGTTCATTCAGCCTGTGATAAGTTACATCCCGAACCCCGGACTTAATCCGCGCATTCAGGGTGTGGTGACGGCCACCGCGCAGCTGATCATACTATTCTGA
- a CDS encoding S53 family peptidase, with translation MSTGSVRHKSRLIVALLGPLALLIFAWERTLPQAAAPRKTLLTNYWNWAAAPPDMEVHLTAALSLRHAAEMESLKNQLEEAGSPQFHKWLTSAEFERRFGPTSEQMKAVTDWLSSRGFDIESADLGKSEVRFDGSVARVQQALGVRFVSNGSLYANLNEPRIPASLSGSVVAFLGLDNLASRKSRIAETGAGRDYLIPGGTSSPHFGPQDMWHFYDETPPINSQGKSSGANGGTLGPDCIALLEYDTLPTVPSPTPTPAVPEDCSLAPAAIATDTGVVNTFTNQFCLPEARITFVYTDPSTPPGQPSDNEPNLDVDWAHAIAPNTPIKVYVATIPHSTTPALDTLRAAVTDPRLCGAISSSIDDRGAAGSASPCPSRSLIQVYEDLEARAVMQGQTVFHSSGDYGANYVCGQPGNQSGPTGKQPSIEESFASSDVTVVGGTEFQPEYDSDGNDVSVLTKNFEQVWQFATPLPTPVATPTKGASGGGISTVIPRPLWQLGIIPYGLKRPPTMRAVPDVSIAASGDSPGYWVATTNTVLQGVGLTCDDNNSTCFASVGGTSASSPVWAGISRLIAQHRIEQHLGSRFLGNINPQLYLLAALRSRALVDVSVPGSNCTVDSSGVCGTPNLYLIGPGYDLGTGLGSPDIDKLVAAFGFPLP, from the coding sequence ATGTCAACAGGATCCGTCAGGCATAAATCGCGTCTAATTGTAGCATTATTGGGGCCGCTGGCACTTCTGATATTCGCCTGGGAGCGGACGCTTCCGCAGGCCGCCGCACCACGCAAAACGCTTCTCACTAACTATTGGAATTGGGCAGCGGCGCCGCCCGACATGGAGGTCCATCTGACGGCGGCCCTCAGCTTGCGCCACGCTGCCGAAATGGAGAGCCTCAAAAATCAACTCGAAGAAGCGGGTTCTCCGCAGTTCCACAAATGGTTGACCAGTGCTGAATTTGAACGTCGGTTTGGCCCCACCTCTGAGCAAATGAAAGCGGTGACCGATTGGCTCAGTAGCAGGGGGTTCGATATCGAATCCGCTGATCTGGGCAAATCGGAAGTGAGGTTTGACGGATCGGTTGCACGGGTGCAACAGGCCTTGGGCGTCAGGTTTGTTAGCAACGGCTCTCTGTATGCCAACCTGAACGAGCCCCGGATTCCCGCGAGCCTGTCGGGATCGGTGGTGGCGTTTCTCGGGCTGGATAACCTCGCTTCACGAAAGTCGAGAATTGCTGAGACTGGAGCGGGGCGGGATTATCTAATCCCCGGCGGTACTTCAAGTCCGCATTTTGGCCCGCAGGACATGTGGCACTTTTACGACGAGACGCCTCCCATCAATTCCCAGGGTAAGTCTAGCGGCGCCAACGGCGGGACTTTAGGCCCCGACTGTATCGCACTGCTCGAATACGACACTTTGCCGACGGTTCCATCGCCAACACCCACGCCAGCGGTACCAGAAGACTGTTCGTTAGCGCCGGCGGCGATTGCTACGGACACCGGCGTAGTGAACACCTTTACCAACCAGTTCTGCCTTCCCGAGGCGAGGATTACATTTGTTTACACCGATCCATCTACACCGCCCGGGCAGCCGTCCGACAATGAACCAAACCTGGATGTTGATTGGGCTCATGCGATCGCGCCCAACACGCCGATCAAGGTCTATGTTGCAACCATTCCCCACTCGACGACGCCCGCACTGGATACGCTGAGGGCCGCGGTTACCGATCCGCGTCTTTGCGGCGCAATCAGTTCGAGTATTGACGACCGTGGAGCAGCCGGTAGCGCCTCCCCATGCCCGAGCCGGTCGCTGATTCAGGTTTACGAAGACCTCGAGGCGCGAGCGGTGATGCAAGGCCAGACCGTGTTCCACTCATCTGGAGACTACGGCGCAAACTACGTCTGCGGACAGCCCGGGAATCAATCCGGTCCGACCGGAAAGCAGCCCAGTATCGAGGAGAGTTTTGCCAGTTCCGACGTGACGGTGGTTGGCGGCACGGAGTTCCAGCCGGAGTATGACAGCGACGGCAATGATGTCTCAGTGCTGACGAAGAACTTCGAGCAGGTATGGCAGTTTGCCACGCCGCTGCCGACACCCGTTGCGACACCGACCAAAGGCGCCAGCGGCGGAGGAATAAGCACGGTTATTCCTCGGCCCCTCTGGCAACTAGGCATCATTCCATACGGTTTGAAAAGGCCGCCTACGATGCGGGCCGTGCCCGATGTCTCGATCGCAGCCAGCGGAGACTCCCCAGGATATTGGGTTGCAACTACCAACACTGTGCTGCAGGGGGTCGGTCTGACTTGCGACGATAATAATTCAACCTGCTTCGCCTCCGTTGGTGGAACGAGCGCCAGTTCACCGGTGTGGGCAGGTATCTCGCGACTGATCGCGCAGCACCGGATTGAACAGCATCTAGGTAGCCGGTTTCTGGGCAACATCAATCCGCAACTCTATCTGCTTGCCGCGCTGAGGAGTCGCGCGCTGGTTGATGTTTCGGTGCCTGGCAGCAACTGCACGGTGGATTCGTCTGGCGTGTGCGGAACTCCCAACCTTTATCTGATCGGACCGGGATACGATTTGGGCACTGGCCTTGGCAGTCCTGATATCGACAAACTGGTTGCGGCATTCGGATTCCCACTACCGTAA